In Mycobacteriales bacterium, one genomic interval encodes:
- a CDS encoding SPFH domain-containing protein — translation MSNQEPVPPVDASPVGHGGARVTISEHPALAINGWWGVLFLAVCVVLAILLAQTGAPGTAAIPVVLAGLVIGSLVIVPPGHTSVIQFFGTYIGTVRKPGFRWVLPLTNRKGISVRVRNFETNHLKVNDADGNPVEIAAIVVWQVADTAKANYAVDNYLDFIRVQAESALRHVATSHPYDNSNEGGTSLRGSTDVVAGELAQEVAQRVALAGLEIVEVRISHLAYSAEIAQAMLRRQQANAVVAARSRIVEGAVGMVRMALEELDDQGIVDLDEERKAAMVSNLMVVLCGDQPASPIVNTGTLYS, via the coding sequence ATGAGCAACCAAGAGCCCGTGCCGCCGGTGGATGCCAGCCCGGTCGGGCACGGCGGAGCAAGGGTCACCATCTCCGAGCATCCGGCGCTGGCGATCAACGGTTGGTGGGGCGTGCTGTTCCTGGCGGTATGCGTCGTCCTCGCGATCCTGCTGGCGCAGACCGGCGCGCCAGGAACGGCAGCGATCCCGGTGGTGCTCGCCGGGCTCGTGATCGGCTCGCTGGTCATCGTGCCACCGGGCCACACGTCGGTGATCCAGTTCTTCGGCACCTACATCGGGACGGTCCGCAAGCCCGGCTTCCGGTGGGTTCTGCCCCTGACCAACCGCAAGGGAATCAGCGTCCGGGTACGCAACTTCGAGACCAACCACCTGAAAGTCAACGACGCCGACGGCAACCCGGTCGAGATCGCCGCGATCGTCGTCTGGCAGGTCGCAGACACGGCCAAGGCGAACTACGCCGTCGACAACTACCTCGACTTCATCCGGGTGCAGGCCGAGTCGGCGCTGCGGCACGTCGCGACCAGCCATCCCTACGACAACTCGAACGAGGGCGGCACCTCGCTTCGGGGATCGACCGACGTGGTGGCAGGGGAGCTGGCACAAGAGGTGGCGCAACGGGTGGCGCTGGCCGGGCTCGAGATCGTCGAGGTTCGCATCAGCCACCTCGCCTACTCCGCCGAGATCGCGCAGGCGATGTTGCGCCGGCAGCAGGCCAATGCCGTGGTGGCAGCGCGCTCGCGGATCGTCGAAGGCGCCGTGGGCATGGTCCGGATGGCGCTCGAGGAGCTCGACGACCAGGGCATCGTGGACCTGGATGAGGAGCGCAAAGCCGCGATGGTCAGCAACCTGATGGTCGTGTTGTGCGGCGACCAGCCGGCATCGCCCATCGTCAACACCGGCACGCTCTATTCGTGA
- a CDS encoding class I SAM-dependent methyltransferase — protein sequence MNESRWATATGGQGVEAFNARFAALAAAGADLHGEARFVASLARAGGLVLDAGCGTGRVALKLAELGFRCVGIDSDPAMLAQARETSTDVRWVLADLLDVDQLAEHFDLVVTAGNVMPLLAPGTEAEVVGLLADRLAPGGLLVAGFGLDPAHLPLAEAPFGLPDYDRWCAAAGLELVERFATWDRTPYESGGYAVSVHRRPG from the coding sequence ATGAACGAGAGCCGATGGGCAACGGCGACCGGAGGGCAGGGCGTCGAGGCCTTCAACGCGCGGTTCGCCGCACTCGCCGCGGCCGGTGCCGATCTGCACGGCGAGGCGCGGTTCGTGGCATCGCTGGCTCGCGCGGGCGGGTTGGTTCTCGACGCTGGATGCGGCACCGGTCGGGTTGCGCTCAAGCTCGCCGAGCTCGGCTTCCGGTGTGTCGGCATCGATAGTGACCCGGCGATGCTGGCGCAGGCGCGCGAGACGTCGACCGACGTCCGCTGGGTGCTCGCCGACCTGCTCGACGTCGATCAGCTCGCGGAGCACTTCGACCTGGTGGTGACGGCAGGAAACGTGATGCCGCTGCTCGCACCCGGCACCGAGGCCGAAGTCGTGGGCTTGCTTGCCGACCGGCTGGCGCCCGGCGGCCTCCTGGTGGCGGGATTCGGCCTGGACCCGGCTCACCTGCCGCTTGCGGAGGCGCCGTTCGGGCTGCCCGACTACGACCGCTGGTGCGCGGCGGCCGGTCTGGAGCTCGTCGAGAGGTTCGCGACCTGGGACCGCACGCCGTACGAGAGCGGCGGCTATGCCGTCAGCGTGCACCGCCGGCCCGGCTAG
- a CDS encoding putative protein N(5)-glutamine methyltransferase: MADRAEIVARLRRAGCVYAEDEAALILAETSAPAEVERMVAARVAGAPLEHVLGWAQFAGRRIAVDPSVFVPRRRTELLVHLAVLNAPPNAVVVDLCCGTGAVGITIAARLDRPELYAVDIDPAAVRCARRNVGPLGTVLAGDLFAALPATLRGRIDILAVNAPYVPSAEIGLMPSEAREHEARIALDGGADGLDLHRRVVGEAAEWLTPAGRLLIEVAEVQVAAAAAIMAGAGLTSSVVRSADLDATAVVATRRS, encoded by the coding sequence ATGGCTGACCGCGCCGAGATCGTCGCCCGCCTGCGCCGCGCCGGTTGTGTGTACGCGGAGGACGAGGCCGCGCTGATCCTTGCCGAGACCTCGGCGCCGGCCGAGGTCGAACGGATGGTGGCGGCCCGGGTCGCCGGCGCTCCGCTCGAACACGTCCTCGGCTGGGCGCAGTTCGCCGGCCGCCGGATCGCGGTCGACCCCAGCGTGTTCGTGCCCCGACGGCGTACCGAGCTGCTGGTCCACCTCGCCGTCCTGAACGCCCCACCGAACGCGGTTGTGGTCGACCTGTGTTGCGGCACCGGCGCGGTGGGCATCACGATCGCCGCGCGGCTCGACCGACCGGAGCTCTACGCGGTGGACATCGACCCTGCAGCGGTGCGCTGCGCGCGCCGCAATGTCGGCCCGCTCGGCACTGTGCTCGCGGGCGACCTGTTCGCTGCTTTGCCGGCAACCCTGCGAGGGCGGATCGACATCCTTGCCGTCAACGCACCGTACGTACCCTCGGCCGAGATCGGGCTGATGCCGAGCGAGGCGCGCGAGCACGAGGCGCGCATCGCACTCGACGGCGGGGCGGACGGGCTCGATCTGCACCGGCGGGTCGTTGGCGAAGCCGCGGAATGGCTGACGCCGGCCGGGCGACTGCTGATCGAAGTCGCGGAGGTTCAGGTCGCGGCAGCGGCGGCGATCATGGCGGGCGCGGGCCTCACATCGTCGGTCGTCCGGTCGGCGGATCTCGATGCGACTGCGGTTGTGGCAACGCGCCGGTCATGA